Genomic DNA from Coffea arabica cultivar ET-39 chromosome 7e, Coffea Arabica ET-39 HiFi, whole genome shotgun sequence:
ttttttttttggggggggggggggggggggagggaggATGTGTGATGGAAGGGCgcatccttctttttctttagttGTAGGAGCGGTCCATCCTTGTTTACAACCCCACCAGTGAGTTTCTTAgagacaaaaatgaaaaaacaaaaggaaacccTCCTGCAGTTGTGAGACTCCACTCCGACGGCAGGCAGCAGTGTGACACCTTTGGTGATGGTAGCAGCAGTACTGTGGGATCAACAGTCCCAACTTGTGTGGGTTTTTTTGGTTTGGAATAATGGTGGCAAATGAGATTAGGACCGGATATGGTGGAGGGAAGAGTGGAAAACATTTGTAAGGATTGAGAAGGGGAGGTCTGAGAAGAGAATGCTCAGGTCTGtgtagttttttatttttattttttttaagaatttgaCTACAAATTGCTTTCTGATTGAATCAACCTCATTGTAATTGGAGCAGGCAGCGTAACAGCATAAAGTTGATCTGTCTAAAATTGACTATGTAGTCAGGTTCTGAAGTTCAACGTTATTATTATGGAAAATAAAAGATCAGCAtttctttaatttcaaattAGAAGGACAATATTGGGGTAAATATTTGCATCACCTTcatcttttatgttttaattgttcTCGGTTTTCATTTTCCCCTTTTGTAGTTATCATCAGTTGAAAAACTTTGGCCCAAAGGTCTCTGCGCTAGTGTCTATGAAGGTTCTTGGACATCAAAAACTTGGGCTTCTAAAGTTGGCGCCATTAGTGTAATTTCTCACATATGATAAAACTTTTGCTGCTTCTTTCTTTATGTTTAAGAGGTTCTGGACTCTGACAGTCAAGCTTGCAGGTTGAAGATTTTACTGATCGGTCTCAAAATGTATCAAGGGCAGTGGCGGCTCCAGAAGTTAAAGTTATTTACGAATGCATTCATCAGTCTATCCGGCATCTTTTTGCATTCATGGATGGCCAAATCGACGGATTCAAGTTGGGGGAACTTTTATTTGGCCAGGTTGCCAAACAGCTGCTAGTGAGTGCTGGAGTTGCTAATTCTAAGATGAAGGTAGTCACACCCTCAGTCGGTGCTGTTAACACAAACAGAGTGCTGCCTCCTTCTAATACTCAATCGGCCCAGGCAAAAGGGGCCCAAAATAACATACGTTGCCAAAAGAGAGAGCATGAGAGTCCTGCTGATTCCACCCTGACCAAAAAGATGCGGTATAGTGATGGTTGGAGTGGAACTCTTCCTGGCAGTTGGGGAGGAACGTCATCTGCAAATTGGGTGGCAGGACAGCAACTTCCACATTTTGAGATGGAACAGGCACAAAAACATCTGGAACATTGGAGAATATTGCCAAACACTGGCTGGGGAGGTACTCAGCAACCTAATGCTGGAGGTTGGAATGGAACATGGCAGACTCAAGCTCCATCTTATCATGCTGGACCATATTCTTCGAGTTCAAGTAACCAGCTTTTCCCTGCTTCATTGAGACTTCATTCTGTTCAGACCAATCCATCCACTTTTGGAACTTCGTGGCCCTCTTTCAGAACAAACTTACCTCCTCAGGGTACCCAACAGTCACATTAACGCATTTCCAGGTAAATGATGTCATGGAAATGAATCTCTACCTAGCTCTCTCCTGCAACAGGATTTTGTATATCATCTAGAGTTAGACGTTACAGATAATCTATTCTTACAAAGCAACGGCAAAATTGAAGGATTCGAGCAAGAATCCATGCACTTCAGTCTACCTCAAGTGATTCAGGGTTTAAATTTCTTTAGCCCCCTCCTGTTTTGTGGGTGTTTTTTGCACAATTAGGTGGGGGCAGGTTGGTGTAAATGAAATGCCAAGGGTTGAATGTCTATGCTTCAGCTTGTATATGGTCCTAGTGTTGTAGACTTGATACTGAGAAGGCATAGGATTTCTCCTAAGAAGAAACCATGCACCTCTGTTGATCACCTAGTACTCCAtgttcatgaattttttttttccccttatgCGCTAATCTTCAACTTTCTGAGACCTCAAAACTCCGGAATAACCCTCAAATTCTGTAGCAAGTTGTACGTGTGGCTATGCTGATATCCGGTCTAGCAGCATCATTGAAGTTTGAATCCCTTTTCCAATCCCTTATTGGTATGAAATGAAATTGTGAAACATATTGAATCACATATCTTGAAAAGAATCCTGTGAGAAGCCCATAATGGCTTCTTGTCTCAATATAAGATATTTACTGTAGAAGTGTGGATGGCTCTTTTTGGATTGCAAACTTTTCCAATGAATATTTCGTTTGTATTATAAATACATTTTCTAACTCACTTTTTTATGTttccaatcatctttttatctcatatacatcatattatattacagtaattattttaaataatattttcaataatactttatccaaacacactcctTGTATCATTGACTATGACGTTGGCtcgaattttgaaaattatcaaTTTGCTATATCAGCCTCAAAAGTCGATATCTGGGTTATGTATggtcaaatttgaaaacaaGATGCTACGATCTGGCAAAGCtgctttttttgttttgtttttgggcAATGctgtttcttgtttcttttctttcttagaagatgaaatacatatatatatatatatatatatatatatatatatatatatatatatatatatatatataaaagagacGATTAATAGTAGACCAAAATTACTCGTTCTTTTGATAAGACACATTCAATGTTGATTTTCGCGAAGAATCATTTATAAAAAGATGGGATAATTTTGCAAGCCTCCTTTAAGGTTTATGACAATTATTACTAACTCCCTCCATGTTTTAAAAATTATCCATACCTCCCTTGAATAGTAGCTTTGGGTTTCATTTGCCTGATgcgtgtgaaaaaaaaaatcatagtaATATCTTAAATCACCCTTAAATAGTTTTTTGGTTCTAAATCAAATTATTCAATGAGTATAATCAGTTTTTCTTCTAGTCTCAAACATTTTTCTTTGCCAAAGGATTCAGTCACCTCCACCATATCTTTAGTTTATTATTGTATATTTGTtttctattagttgtttatTGAActaatgggaagaaaaaaaataaaaaataagaatgaaataCAGGTGAATTAAAAGGGCATAATAAACACTGAATTATGTGAGATATGAAAATTTGGACTTTGGAATCAGATGAAAATTTCTCTGTAGCGGTCTGAAAACCCATGAGAGCCATTGGAACCACCAAACTTCCAAGTGTTGAAAGAATCATTCCCAAGATTGCAACTACACTTCTTCTTGCCTTCTATTGTCCATAACCAAAAGGGTGCTCTGGCTTTATACTGGTATTTGTAACCTCATACAATGGTAAATTTTGCCTTGAACCCCTCTTATCACCACTATCTGGATCTCTACTttgggttgtgtttggattgtaagttattacactttatttacaccttatttacacacactgatttgcttgcatcatcaacacatttttcaatcacctttttatctcacatacatcatattaaaaaagtgctacagtacttttttcacaaaattatcccaaataatttacaatccaacaAAATGTTCTTCTAATCCCAACATGCTTAGTCTTCTTctgagtttttttctttttagaccCCTTGAAGACCACATATTCAAGTGGGGCAGGAATTGTTTCTAATTCTAGTTTTAGAGATTCTCTAGGTTCTTGCATATCCTGGACATGGCTTGCTTCTTCAGATTCTTTAATCTCTTCAATGTCAAGTCTAGGAAGTGGATTCTAAATAGTATGAGCCTATTTTCCAGTCCCATGCAGCTCCATTGTTGGGTTGCCGAGGCAAAAATAATTTGGCCAAAAGTTATTtgcttgcatcacaaacacaatTTCTAACGCATCTTTGtatctttttaattattttttatctcacatacatcacatcacaaaaaaatactacaataattattgcaaataatattttaaataatctccTGTCCATCTCCACGCGTATGCCTTTCATTCACTAGCATCCAAGGATTGAACCTTCTTCCTTACTGTAATTATAGCGGGACTAAACTCGTATTCATTGCATTAGAGAGAATTTCTCTCTATTACGctctaataaaattaatttgaaaattatttttagaaATCAGCATCATTCGTAATATATTTCATTACTAGTATTAGTTATACATAAAATTTGGTATGAATTTGATTGAGTTTGCTGTCCGATTAATCGTTCCAAATTTTACTACAATTTTGGTCTATTTTTTCATAGTTCAAATGTTTCATATAAATTAAATGCCAAAATATTCTCAattgaatattattttttaacatGTTAATCTAGAGATCAAAAGAAAAGTAATGACACAATCAGatgatttacaaaaaaaattatagtaatTTAGATATAAATAAATAGAGAGATTAATGGAGAGACATCCAATGGAAAGGATCCTGACCTTATATAACCCAGATCATCTGCTTTGTGGTTCCTGTATGGCATCTTAACCAGATTTTTTAAGACAATTATTTGCAATATGGGCATACTTATGACTGCATTCAAACAAGATACAATGTAAACTCTTCCTAGAATACTATATATTTCTCGAGTAGCATTCCACCAGCCCAGTTTACACAAGGGTTGATGTTCATCAACCCTTGAAGCTGAAGTTCGACCTCCACATTGTTATGGTCACAAAATGTCCTTGAACCATCCAAGGCCACCATTATAGGCTTTTGACATTCCAAAATTTCGATAATTTGGACATTCAAATGGACCGGTTTGAATATAGATCAGTTTCAAACAAACTTTTGGATTCAAAcagtggcggagccagaaaaattctcaatggaGGCAAAagcaacactaaaattttttacctactctttttttagtttttaaacaaaaaaatattcGCCAATAAGttgaaatgaaaaatatttttttaacttACTTCAAATGGAATTTTGTGGTCCACATATCCTTTTAGAATATTAGTTCATGAACTAAGTTAGAGGACCATGTAATTCTTTTATTTCCTTCATAAGAAAACTCTGGGGGTACATTtgaaattatatcaaaattttatGGGTACTATAGGAATTCAAAGGGACAGTGGGGGCGTGCCCCCACCTTAAATCCGCCACTGGATTCAAATTTCTCTTTATACAACCCTTATAAATGGAAGTTAGactttttaaccaaaaaaaaagagattatacACTAATAGTGTTATATACTATTATGGTTGGATTCACGACAtacatgtaaaatttgaatttcaaatttaaatttagatcATGTGTCATACATTAATGGTGAAAATgcatacactatcagtgtatagaaatttcaaaaaaaaaaaaaagtacctgGAGTGCTAGAATGGGGACAAAATATCGATAAAATAATCTTAGTGGGCCAAAGTGTAATTGACCCTAATCAAAGAGGACTTTAGTGTAATTAAGCATAAGGACCATTATAGCACTACTTTTtccaaacattaaaggaaaataCCCAGTTTTGGTCCCTAAAGTTTGGTATAGGAGTGATTTTAGTCCCTAAAATTTGGGTTAAAGCAAATCTAGTCCttaatctttgaaattggaaatacATTTAGGACAAGtgatcaaatttttcaaattttattagaATGGAGTCATGTCACCTTTGcctaaaattaaaacaaataaattaggATACTAAGGATTAAAATCACTTGGATAATCACACGTGTGTAactaaaaaaagggaaattattaaaatacaaaGATATACATTTAGGCATCCCAAAATTAATCTCGATCCCGACTTTTTTTCTGTCTCCCTTCTCCTctaaaagaaaatgcaagaccACAATTTCTGCTGACAAGGGTCATATGACTCCATCCTAAtaacaattgaaaaaaaattgtccaAGATGTGCTTTAATCTAGAAACATTAGGGACCATATTTGCTTTGACCCAAACTGTGGGGACTAGAATAGTTTTCGTGCCAAAATTTGAGgaccaaaactgcatttttctcaaaattttatggCGACGAAAAGGATAGAAACGGCAGCGTTTTCAGAGCCtgcttctcctcctcctcctcctcctctgtaAAACATCAAGATCCTCTTGGTTTCAGAGAAGACAGCAGAGGGTGTTTGCTGTGTGAAAATGAAGGTGAGCCTTGAAGGGAAGAAGGTAATCTTAGTACCATACATGAAAGAGCACGTAGAAAAGTACCATGAATGGATGCAAGACCCAGCCCTTCTTGAGGCCACAGCTTCTGAGCCCCTCACTCTTGATGAAGAATATGATATGCAGCTGTCTTGGACCCAGGATCCCTTCAGTactcctttctttcttcctatctttttaacttttttgggttcttttttttttttttttttggaatagtATAGTTAATTctggttttgaaaaaaatgggacTTTGGAATTTTGCAGAACAAACTTTTATAATCCTGGATAAGGAATTGGTTGTTGGAGAGTTTGTTCATGGAGATCCCCATGTTGAAGGTTGGCTATTTGATTGTTAGTATTTGAATTTGTTTAAGTGCTTTTTTGCTGATAAGCTTATTTGTGTTAGAAAGGGAAGAATCACTTGTTATATGAGCATGACTATTCTATATAAGAAAATCTAAGCTACGATAGATTgggggaagaaaaaaagaagctaGGAAAGTCTAAAAATTACTTCTTTAACTAGTTGGGGAAAATGCCATGAGGGTTTGTGGTCGCAATTGCCCCAATTGATTCCATTTTGAATCCATCACTGGCCATTTTCTTGTTTGGAAGATTGTTGGCATTTCCTGCTCtcaagaaaatatgcatgaaggaTAAACTTTGGATGGCATTGAGAATCTTCTGAATTGCTTTTTGATGTTGGATATGAAAGACACTTGCAGTTTTATGTCTTTGCTTGCTAACTCTTTCTTGGAGAGTAAAAAGCAATTTCTGGTACTGGATGacaatttagtataaatgtttGACATATGCATAATGAGCAAATAGCTTTGAGTTGTTCTAGTTTAGTTTGTTTGTAGGAAAATTCTTGAAGAGTTGGGGAGAAACCCTTGAAGATCTGTGTTCTTCTCGTTTATGGGAatgcctttctttttttttttttaatctttgatGTAATGCTTTTTTTTCTTCAGCCATGGTTGGTGATGTCAACATATACATGAATGACTTGGATGATGCTGAAATGGCTGAGATTGAGATAATGATAGCTGAGACAAAAAGGTTCCTTATCTTTCATGTTCTGCAAATTCTATTTTACAAGCTAAATTGCCATTTTTGCACTTTAGATGTTCCAAATCCCCTTCTTGTTACCATACATGTGAGAGAGTGTTTATCAAGTTGGACAAAGCAGTGTGTTGGCCACTAATCTATGGGTTAATTGTCACCATTATGGGAAGTTTGCAGTATTTCTCTTTACTCTTTTTATGCAATGCCAAAGACATggacatttttttaatttttataaaagAGACTAAAATTTCTGTAAATTCTAATGTTGTTCTTAAAGTTTATAATGAAAATTTCCAGTCTTTGAGGTTTTTTGTAGCATCAACTTAATCTTGTAATAAACAGAGGTCTTAATTTTGATTAATATCATGCCTTGAGTAATAACATAAGCTAGTAACTTGGGAGGGGGGGGGGTTGGGGGAAAGTCGAAATTCTGATCTTTGTGtcctccaaaatgcaatttttacaaCTAATAAATTACATGTACATGGGCAAACTCTGACTGATTTGACTTATTTAGTAGTATGTTACACGGCCAGAAATACCTAGTTGTTGTCCAACTCTAGAGCTTATCTTTTGGCAATTACAGTGGCCAAGTTGTCTCTATTGGAAATTTGGGAGGGATGCCCTGTTTTTTAATTTGATTACCTTTTGATGCATATtctcttcttaatacattttaCTCAACTAATAATTCTTTCACAATGGATGTGCAGATTGTTTATGGTAACTAAATGGATCAGTCTAGTAAGCCATTGTCTAACTTGATGTGATTAAATTATTAAGATTGTACTGTGTCTTTACATCTTTGTAGTTAGACAGGGGATGAATCAATACGAACACCTCAAACTCATCAGTGAACTAAGGCAAGAGAGCTTTAATGCTTTCATACCCCAAATTTGGACATAATATCCTCTAGAAACTAGAGCTTAATCATCTCAACCTCAGATGAATCCTCTTCTATTCTGTTCCATCCAAAGTGATGTTTGATGTTAAGGATATAGAGCTAATGTCAAGAAAACATATATAATACTTTTACTAATCCACAGGAGCAAGTTGAATTTTGGTCCTAAAAGGCCAATCAGAGTCTGGTCCATGCTCCTATCATCAACATGACTGCTATGAAATCTTTTTAAAACAAGAAATTATTTTCCATACTGGGAACACTGCTTTTGTTGTTACTCTCGTGGAAGAAGATTACAAGGCTTAGTCCAAACAAGATGGTTGGGCTGTACAGTGGCACTGATATCTCCTCCATATTGGTTGATAATATCTGACTGGCCTCCTTCTCTAGGAACCAACTTTCTGACCCTATTTTTATGTATTATTACTGCAGATTTTTACTTACCAACTCACCCTTTTATACATTACTGTCTAGGCAGTAATGACTTTGTAGGGATTCGTCTGCCATCTACTTAAACCTACTACGATCTGttttaaaaactgaaaattttacAAGAGTCTTTGTCTTTCACTTTTTTCTTCTCATATGCATATTCATGAAACACTTTGAACAAGTAAGAACTAGTGTTGAAGTTTTCTGTCCGTGTTGATTTCCTCAAAGGAGTTGTCTGTCTCACTTGAATATGAGGTAAGCCAATTTACCAACTAGGAATCGGGGAAACTCATGAATCAAGAATCAAACCAAAATAGTGACTTGTATTTGTATTGCACATAAATTGAATCTTAAAGGATTTCCCATCAGATGACTCTGCATTAGTTGTTGACATTGCTCCGTAATCTTCAGATTGCACattaaccattttttttttttaacattccATATCAACTTAACTTATCAAGAGGTGCAATAGTTTAGCACTGTACTTGCTGTAGGTCAAGATAGATGTCAAATTTATGTAAGGAAAACTTCAAATTTTGGTGCAAAGTAATTAACAACTCCAGTTTGCATAAGTTGGTAAGTCTATGACTTCTTGTCATTATGTTTGAGTCAGTAATCCTTCTTTAAATTTTATCCAAAATCTATTTGCTTAAGATGAACAACTTAAAAACCCCAGAAATGTAGCTGTTGGTTTAAGTAATATAGTCCAAGGTAATGGTTTTCTGGACAATACTCAGGGATTGACAACTTCTGATTTCTGAAagagaagaaaggtttttagaAACTTTTGTACTCACGGTTGTAATGGTTGTGGAACACCAGATCATAGTGATTAATTGCACAATTGTGAGAACTCTCTATGGTATTTCATCTATCTTTCTACCCTTATAAACAGACTTAACACATTGGCTCAGTTTGTTTTATCGGGCTTATTCACTACCTCAAGATGAAATAAGCTGCTTTGGCCCTGGCCCTGCTCAGTGATGGCATTGCAGAACCTAATATAGAAACTTGCAATATTTAGTTGCTCCTTGCATTTAGGGATTAAATCATTCCAATCTGTCAGATTCTTACATGGATTTGTTTATTTCTGGAATGAaaagattttctttttattttttttataaatcacCTTTCTTTATCAAACTTTAATGCTGGAAGGTAAACATCACACTGAGGGTGGGGAGCTTTGCAGTTTGTAATGACTCATAATCTCTGAAGCTTCTTATTGTTATTTGTGTCTTGTGCTGGTCAATTTTGTTGGTTCTCTTATGTATCTCGTTTGCCATTAGCTAATAATTTATCTTTCCCATTCGTGCTTTAAGCTGAGAAGGCAACGTTCTTAGAATGTTCTTTCTTCCTAATGTTTGTAAACTTTTATTTAGTCTTCTGAAATGATATCTGCATCTCTGTTTGTGAACATAAAGTTTTCATTTGGCAATTTCTTTGAGCATCCTACTTGCATCACCGGTAGTGAATTCCCACTAACAGCATGACGGGTAAAGTGGCAAGGCCTATGATAGTGTCATTCTTGTGTGCATAATTCTTTGCCATATCAAGTCTTGTTAACACAATGCCTTGTCTCTCTTTTTCGTGTCTTGCAAAAAGCAGTCGTGGCAAAGGGCTTGGGAAAGAATCAGTTCTCATGATGATGGCATTTGCAGTTGAGAATTTTGGCATCCATTTATTTCGTGCTAAAATTGGGGACTCAAATAGAGCTTCTATAAGTCTATTCCAGAAActggtctctctctctctctcttccttcccctccccccccccccccccctccaaaaaaatttttttttgtctcccACAAGGTACATCTATGTGCATGTAAAGCTAGGGGCGTTATGCAATCTAAAGTTTAAAGTGGATGTGCCCATGGACACAGGGCCAAGACACGGATGGTTTGCCTTTCCTTATCTAGAAGGTATATCCTGTGTGCCAAAGAGGGGTGAATCCTTTACTCCGAGCAAAAAAAGAGGGGGTAGAATCCATTAGCTTTCTTGCCCTGAAAGGAAAGCAAGAACGAGTTACCAAAACAATTACAGCATGTACTAGTGTAACATCCACTTAATGGcaaactattattttggtaatgttaaatgcaaaagaaatagaAATCATCAGTTTAAACTTCAGGTTGAAATGAGGTGCATATAAAGCTAGGGGCGTTATGCAATCTAAAGTTTAAAGTGGATGTGCCCATGGACACAGGGCCAAGACACGGATGGTTTGCCTTTCCTTATCTACAAGGTATATCCTGTGTGCCAAAGAGGGGTGAATCCTTTACTCCGAGCAAAAAAAGAGGAGGTAGAATCCATTAGCTTTCTTGCCCTGAAAGGAAAGCGATAACGAGTTACCAAAACAATTACAGCATATACTAGTGTAACATCCACTTAATGGcaaactattattttggtaatgttaaatgcaaaagaaatagaAATCATCAGTTTAAACTTCAGGTTGAAATGAGGAAGCTTTACTGCCTGCAATGCTCTTCTTTCTCCCTCCCTTTACAGTGTAAAAGGCTTATTTACCATATACATacaatttaatttttcttagaCATCTTTGCTAATTAGAAAGTTGACCAAGTACTGTGATTTTCATGCAGGGCTTTGAGAAGACTTCTCATAGTGAAATCTTCCAAGAGGTGAGTCAGATTGAATTTTTCTGGCAAGACTGTTTATCCTTTGTTCATAGCTGTTATGTGTCCATTCAAAAATGCAACTTAGAGAACAGGCTAGACTTTAATGCTGAAAGAGAAGAAGCAAGAGAGGAAGATATTTTGGGATAACATTCCTTCACACTCTTTGTGAGTAGTACAActgacatatatatacaagattgaaataatctAGATCCTAAAATCAAGCTATCAAGATcctaaaatcaagctagaatAATTAGCTATCTACTTCCTATAATTAAACTAGGATAATCAGGCTAATAATCAGGCTATCTAATCCCTATAATTGATGTATAATATATCACACATATCTAGATATAttcaacactccccctcaagctggaGCATACAAATCATATGCACCAAGCTTGCCACATATATATTCTATACGAGGACCTCTTAGGGACTTGGTAAGAAAATCTGCAAGTTGATCACTTGAATTAACGAAACCCGTCTCAATAACTTTGGAGATCAATTTTTCTCTAACAAAATGGCAATCAACttcaatgtgcttagtcctcTCATGAAAGACTGGATTGGAGGCAATGTGGAGTGCAGCTTGATTATCACAAATCAACTTCATTGGGTCACTTGTCCCCAAATTCAACTCATTGAGCAATTGTTTAAGCCATATTAGCTCACATGTAGCCATAGCCATGGCTCGATACTCAGCCTCAGCACTGGATCTAGCAACCACATCTTGTTTTTTACTTTTCCAAGATATTAAGTTGCCACCAACCAGAATACAATAGCCTGTGGTAGAACGACGATCAATAGGTGATCCTGCCCAATCTGCATCAGTGTAACCAATTACTTGCATGTTTCTTTTATCAGTATACAACAATCCTTGGCCAGGTGCTCCTTTGATATATTTGAGAATGCGGAGAGCTGCATTCCAATGAGTATCACACGGGGAATCTAAAAACTGACTGATCACTGAGACAGAAAAAGATATGTCAGGACGTGTTACTGTAAGATAGTTCAACCGTCCCACAAGCCTACGATACTTTCCAGGATCCTTAAGTGGCTCCCCCTGTCCTGGAAATAATTTAATATTGGGATCCATTGGAGTTTCGACAGGCTTAGCATTTGACATGCCTGCCTCCTCCAAAATGTCCAATGCATATTTTCGTTGGCAAATAACAACACCTTCTTTGGATTGGGCAACTTCGATACCCAAGAAATAACGAAGCTTGCCCAAATCTTTCGTCTGGAAATGGCCAAAAAGGTGGTTCTTTAACTGAGCAATTCCTTCATGATCCTGTCCAGTGATAATAATATCATCGACATAAACGACAAGATAAATGCTGCCTTTTGATGGAGAATGACGATAAAACACTGAATGATCAGCCTCACTACGGATCATGCCATATTTTTGGACAACATCACGAAAGCGTCCAAACCAGGCTCGAGGAGATTGTTTGAGACCATAGAGTGCACGTTTTAGTCGACAAACCATTCCACTAGACTTCCCCTGAATAACAAAACCAGGTGGTTGATCCATATAAACTTCCTCCTGCAATGCACCATGAAGGAATGCATTCTTGATGTCTAATTGGTGCAAAGGCCAATGATGAACAGCAGAAAGAGATAAGATGAGACGAACAGAAGACATCTTGGCCACTGGAGAAAAGGTATCAGTATAATCCAGACCAAAAATTTGAGTATAACCCTTAGCTACTAGACGAGCTTTAAGACGATCAATTTGACCATCCGGACCAACTTTAACAGTATAAATCCAACGACAACCAACAGTTGATTTACCAGGTGGGAGTGGGACCAGCTCCCAAGTGGAATTGGAGTGAAGAGCAGCCATTTCATCTATCATTGCCTGACGCCACCCAGAGTGGGACATAGCCTCACCTATAGTTTTAGGAACAGACATGGACGACAAAGAGGACAAAAAGGCATAATAGGATGAAGACACGCGCTGATAATTGAGACAAGTATAGTTGGGACATTGATTGCGAGTAGAACGAATACCTTTGCGGACAGCAATGGGTGGGCTGGCTGGAGAGGAGATCGTGGTAGGTGACGAACTTGGAATAGTTCGGGAGGCATCAGGGACATCAGCAGATTCTCCAACACCATTATCTGGAACTGTAGTAGGACAATTCCTTACATTGCGTCTCTGGTAAGTGAGCAATGGTGGTGATGCGGGTGAAGGTAAGGACTCTTTAGGAGGCTGACTAATGTCAGTGTCATGAGTAAGAGGAACAAAATAAGTAGAAACAGGAATATCCTCCGTGATTGTAGAATGCTCAGACTTGTTAAGCTGAAAGAAAGGAGTAGACTCAAAGAACGTAACATCTGCAGAGATGATGTATCGTCTAAGATCAGGAGAAAAACATTTATACCCTTTTTGTGTTCGAGAGTACCCCAAAAATACACATTTGACAGCACGTGAAGACAGCTTATCTTTTCCAGGAGTGAAATCATGTACAAAACATGTACAACCAAATGTACGAGGGGAAATAGAAAATAGTGGAGCATTAGGATATACAAAAGAGTAAGGAA
This window encodes:
- the LOC113702383 gene encoding protein HESO1-like isoform X4, translating into MDLFNAKSDLDLSFNFTQSGVQITREKKIQTLRKLAKKFYALQSGGHVYGVHPITTAKVPILKVVDRGTGVECDISIENRDGILKSQLIRIFCSIDERFRKLSFLMKTWAKAQKINSSKDGTLNSLSIIQLVAFHLQTRNPPILPPFSALFKDGTDPASVAKLLSNFVNYGKSNKESVAELLVSLLMKLSSVEKLWPKGLCASVYEGSWTSKTWASKVGAISVEDFTDRSQNVSRAVAAPEVKVIYECIHQSIRHLFAFMDGQIDGFKLGELLFGQVAKQLLVSAGVANSKMKVVTPSVGAVNTNRVLPPSNTQSAQAKGAQNNIRCQKREHESPADSTLTKKMRYSDGWSGTLPGSWGGTSSANWVAGQQLPHFEMEQAQKHLEHWRILPNTGWGGTQQPNAGGWNGTWQTQAPSYHAGPYSSSSSNQLFPASLRLHSVQTNPSTFGTSWPSFRTNLPPQGTQQSH